The following proteins come from a genomic window of Pseudomonas syringae:
- a CDS encoding Ig-like domain-containing protein, translating to MVADSALSAGETSLVTITFSEAVTGFTNADLTVANGTLSAVSSSNGGITWTATLTPSANVTDTSNLITLDASGVANASGNAGTGTINSNNYAIDTLRPTANIVVADNALSIAETSLVTITFNEAVSGFSNADLNVSNGTLSAVSSSDGGITWTATLTPTTGITSNSNSVILNNGGVADLAGNAGSGLSTSNNYAIDTARPTASIAMSDNALTGGETSLVTITFSEAVSGFSNADLSVPNGTLSAVSSGDGGITWTATYTPNANVADTTNVITLNKTGVTDLAGNIGSGTTDSGNFTIATQQPTATVVVADSALSAGETSLVTITFSEAVSGFSNADLTVENGTLSAVSSSDGGITWTATLTPTANVTDTSNLITLDNAGFANGSGVTGNGITSSNNYVIDTALPTATVVIADNALSIGETSLVTITFSEAVSGFTNADLTISNGTLSAVSSSDGGITWTATLTPTAGTTSASNSIVLNNAGVTDLAGNAGSGLTLSSNYAVDSAAPTATIVVADSTLSVGETSLVTITFNEAVSGFDNSDLNVPNGTLSPVSSSDGGITWTATYTPTVNVADSTNLISLNNAGVADLAGNAGNGVTNSGNFTIDTVQPTATVVVADSALSAGETSLVTITFSEAVTGFTNADLTVANGTLSAVSSSNGGITWTATLTPSANVTDTSNLITLDASGVANASGNAGTGTINSNNYAIDTLRPTANIVVADNALFIAETSLVTITFNEAVSGFSNADLNVSNGTLSAVSSSDGGITWTATLTPAVGVTNNSNSIILNNGGVADLAGNAGSGLSTSNNYAIDTARPTASIVVADSALSVGETSLVTITFNEAVSGFDNSDLNVPNGTLSQVSSGDGGITWTATYTPNANVADTTNLITLNNTGVTDLAGNIGSGTTDSGNFTIATQQPTATVVVADSALSVGETSLVTITFSEAVSGFSNADLSVPNGTLSAVSSSDGGITWTATLTPTVNVTDTSNLITLDNSGVANASGNIGSGISSSNNYAIDTALPTATIVVADSALSIGETSLVTITFSEAVSGFTNADLTISNGTLSAVSSSDGGITWTATLTPSAGITNNSNSVTLNNGGVADLAGNAGSGLSTSNNYALDTARPTASIVVADSALSVGETSLVTITFSEAVSGFDNSDLNVPNGTLSPVSSSDGGITWTATYTPTVNVADSTNLISLNNAGVADLAGNAGAGVTNSGNFTIDTVQPTATVVVADSALSVGETSLVTITFSEAVSGFSNTDLSVPNGTLSAVSSSDGGITWTATLTPTVNVTDTSNLITLDNSGVANASGNIGSGITSSNNYAIDTALPTATIVVADSALSIGETSLVTITFSEAVSGFTNADLTISNGTLSAVSSSDGGITWTATLTPTAGITNNSNSVTLNNGGVADLAGNAGSGLSTSNNYALDTARPTASIVVADSALSVGETSLVTITFSEAVSGFDNSDLNVPNGTLSPVSSSDGGITWTATFTPGANVNASTGQISLNSAGVTDLAGNTGSGIVSSGSFTVDTTRPSATIVMADNALSAGETSLVTVTFSQAVSGFSNADLSVANGTLSAVSSSDGGITWTATFTPNANVTDAGNLITLDNTGVTNASGNAGSGATVSNNYAIDTQRPTATVVIADSLLTIGETSRVTITFSEAVSGFSNADLTIANGTLSTVSSSDGGITWTATLTPDANAASTNNVVTLNNGGLTDLAGNAGSGTTQSNSYAVDQARPTASIVVADSALSANQTSQVTITFSEAVNGFSNADLAVANGTLSAVSSNDGGITWTATFTPNANVTDASNLITLDNTGVADASGNTGSGITSSNNYAIDTVRPTATITVANPNLGIGQTSLVTFAFSERVTNFDLSDISVGNGTLSSLSSSDGGLTWTATLTPDANVTTAPNNFIVLDSSTVIDLAGNAGTAIALSSNYSIDNQRPTATVSIANPNLATGQTSQVTFAFSEPVNNFTLSDVSVANGTLSNLASGDGGATWTATLTPTANVTDPSNFVVLDSSTVTDRAGNAGTGIALSPNYTITATATSQAGDPQFRVDTPAALISTANLPLQPSVFNPPTGNLGSPLSFSPLFEQRTTGGDLPPVGNIFITNRALAPSFIAQVFDSSSVGGQGSGFLGFGSGEGSVFGTSTLSTLFSREAATDTSATGAFDGRTGSGLQESSQSIQSGFGALTLGQQLQQITDNEQEKLRALAWALGEVGVSEAQA from the coding sequence GTGGTCGCAGACAGCGCTCTGTCTGCGGGTGAAACCTCGCTGGTGACCATTACCTTCAGCGAAGCCGTAACCGGGTTCACCAATGCCGACCTGACCGTTGCCAATGGCACCTTGAGCGCGGTGAGCAGCAGCAACGGCGGCATCACCTGGACCGCAACCCTCACACCAAGCGCAAACGTGACCGACACCAGCAACCTGATCACGCTGGATGCAAGCGGTGTTGCCAACGCTTCCGGCAACGCAGGCACAGGCACGATCAACTCCAACAATTACGCCATCGACACCCTGCGTCCGACCGCCAACATCGTGGTGGCAGACAACGCCCTGTCCATAGCTGAAACCTCGCTGGTGACCATCACCTTCAACGAGGCGGTCAGCGGTTTCAGCAATGCCGACCTGAACGTCAGTAATGGCACGTTGAGCGCCGTCAGCAGCAGCGATGGCGGTATTACCTGGACTGCTACCCTGACGCCGACAACAGGGATTACCAGCAACAGCAATTCGGTGATTCTGAACAACGGCGGTGTGGCCGATCTGGCCGGTAACGCAGGCAGCGGTCTGAGCACCTCGAACAACTACGCCATCGACACAGCGCGCCCGACAGCCAGTATCGCGATGTCGGACAATGCCTTGACCGGGGGTGAAACCTCACTGGTAACCATCACCTTCAGCGAGGCAGTGAGCGGCTTTAGCAACGCCGATCTGAGCGTACCGAACGGCACGCTGAGCGCCGTCAGCAGCGGCGACGGCGGTATCACCTGGACTGCAACCTACACGCCAAATGCCAATGTCGCCGATACCACTAACGTCATCACTCTGAACAAAACAGGCGTGACCGATCTGGCAGGTAATATCGGCAGCGGCACGACCGACTCCGGCAATTTCACCATTGCCACTCAGCAGCCGACCGCCACCGTCGTGGTCGCAGACAGCGCTCTGTCTGCGGGTGAAACCTCGCTGGTGACCATTACCTTCAGCGAGGCAGTGAGCGGCTTCAGCAACGCCGATCTGACGGTTGAAAACGGCACCTTGAGCGCCGTCAGCAGCAGCGATGGCGGTATCACCTGGACCGCCACCCTGACGCCGACTGCAAACGTCACCGACACCAGCAACCTGATCACGCTGGACAACGCCGGGTTTGCCAATGGCTCTGGCGTGACCGGTAATGGCATTACGTCCTCGAATAACTACGTCATCGACACCGCGCTGCCGACGGCGACCGTCGTAATTGCCGACAACGCCCTGTCCATAGGTGAAACCTCGCTGGTGACCATCACCTTCAGCGAAGCGGTGAGCGGTTTTACCAATGCTGACCTGACTATCAGTAATGGCACACTGAGCGCGGTCAGCAGCAGCGATGGCGGTATTACCTGGACGGCAACCCTGACGCCGACCGCAGGCACCACCAGCGCCAGCAACTCGATAGTCCTGAACAATGCCGGTGTGACTGATCTGGCGGGTAACGCCGGCAGCGGCCTGACGCTTTCCAGCAACTACGCGGTCGACTCGGCAGCCCCGACGGCGACTATCGTGGTTGCAGACAGCACGCTGTCAGTGGGCGAAACCTCGCTGGTGACCATCACCTTCAATGAGGCAGTCAGCGGTTTCGACAACAGCGACCTGAATGTTCCGAATGGCACTTTGAGCCCGGTCAGCAGCAGTGACGGCGGTATCACCTGGACCGCGACCTACACGCCAACCGTCAATGTGGCTGACAGCACCAACCTGATCAGCCTGAACAATGCGGGCGTCGCGGACCTCGCGGGTAACGCAGGCAACGGTGTCACCAACTCGGGTAATTTCACCATCGACACTGTTCAGCCGACCGCCACCGTCGTGGTCGCAGACAGCGCTCTGTCTGCGGGTGAAACCTCGCTGGTGACCATTACCTTCAGCGAAGCCGTTACCGGGTTCACCAATGCCGACCTGACCGTTGCCAATGGCACCTTGAGCGCGGTGAGCAGCAGCAACGGCGGCATCACCTGGACCGCAACCCTCACACCAAGCGCGAACGTAACCGATACCAGCAACCTGATCACGCTGGATGCAAGCGGTGTTGCCAACGCTTCCGGCAACGCAGGCACAGGCACGATCAACTCCAACAATTACGCCATCGACACCCTGCGTCCGACCGCCAACATCGTGGTGGCAGACAACGCCCTGTTCATAGCTGAAACCTCGCTGGTGACCATCACCTTCAACGAGGCGGTCAGCGGTTTCAGCAATGCCGACCTGAACGTCAGTAATGGCACCCTGAGCGCCGTCAGCAGCAGCGATGGCGGTATTACCTGGACTGCAACGCTGACGCCGGCCGTCGGGGTCACCAACAACAGCAATTCGATCATTCTGAACAATGGCGGCGTTGCTGATCTGGCCGGAAATGCCGGCAGCGGTCTGAGCACGTCGAACAATTACGCAATCGATACCGCGCGCCCGACTGCCAGCATCGTGGTCGCAGACAGCGCCCTGAGCGTGGGCGAAACCTCGCTGGTGACCATCACCTTCAATGAGGCAGTCAGCGGTTTCGACAACAGCGACCTGAATGTTCCGAATGGCACTTTGAGCCAGGTCAGCAGCGGCGACGGCGGTATCACCTGGACTGCAACCTACACGCCAAATGCCAATGTCGCCGATACCACTAACCTCATCACTCTGAACAACACAGGCGTGACCGATCTGGCCGGTAATATCGGCAGCGGCACGACCGACTCCGGCAATTTCACCATTGCCACTCAGCAGCCAACGGCCACCGTCGTGGTCGCAGACAGCGCTCTGTCTGTGGGTGAAACCTCGTTGGTGACCATTACCTTCAGCGAGGCAGTGAGCGGCTTTAGCAACGCCGATCTGAGCGTACCGAACGGCACGCTGAGCGCCGTCAGCAGCAGCGACGGCGGTATCACCTGGACCGCGACCCTGACACCGACAGTCAATGTCACCGACACCAGCAACCTGATCACGCTGGACAACAGCGGCGTTGCCAACGCGTCGGGCAACATCGGCAGCGGCATTAGCTCATCGAACAACTACGCTATCGACACGGCGCTGCCGACGGCGACCATCGTAGTGGCCGACAGCGCCCTGTCCATAGGTGAAACCTCGCTGGTGACCATCACTTTCAGCGAAGCGGTGAGCGGTTTCACCAATGCTGACCTGACTATCAGCAATGGCACCCTGAGCGCGGTCAGCAGCAGCGATGGCGGTATTACCTGGACGGCAACCCTGACGCCGTCCGCCGGGATCACCAACAACAGCAATTCGGTCACTTTGAACAACGGCGGCGTCGCTGATCTGGCCGGTAACGCCGGCAGCGGACTAAGCACGTCGAACAATTACGCACTCGACACTGCGCGCCCGACAGCCAGCATCGTGGTCGCGGACAGCGCCCTGAGCGTGGGCGAAACCTCGCTGGTGACCATCACCTTCAGTGAGGCAGTCAGCGGTTTCGACAACAGCGACCTGAATGTTCCGAATGGCACTTTGAGCCCGGTCAGCAGCAGTGACGGCGGTATCACCTGGACCGCGACCTACACGCCAACCGTCAATGTGGCTGACAGCACCAACCTGATCAGCCTGAACAATGCGGGCGTCGCGGACCTGGCGGGTAACGCAGGGGCCGGTGTCACCAACTCGGGTAATTTCACCATCGACACTGTTCAGCCGACCGCCACCGTCGTGGTCGCAGACAGCGCTCTGTCTGTGGGTGAAACCTCGCTGGTGACCATTACCTTCAGCGAGGCAGTGAGCGGCTTTAGCAATACCGACCTGAGCGTACCGAATGGCACGCTGAGCGCCGTCAGCAGCAGCGACGGCGGTATCACCTGGACCGCGACCCTGACACCGACAGTCAATGTCACCGATACGAGCAACCTGATCACGCTGGACAACAGCGGCGTTGCCAACGCGTCGGGCAACATCGGCAGCGGCATTACCTCATCGAACAACTACGCTATCGACACGGCGCTGCCAACGGCGACCATCGTAGTGGCCGACAGCGCCCTGTCCATAGGTGAAACCTCGTTGGTGACCATCACTTTCAGCGAAGCGGTGAGCGGTTTCACCAATGCTGACCTGACTATCAGCAATGGCACCCTGAGCGCGGTCAGCAGCAGCGATGGCGGTATTACCTGGACGGCAACCCTGACGCCGACCGCCGGGATCACCAACAACAGCAATTCGGTCACTTTGAACAACGGCGGCGTCGCTGATCTGGCCGGTAACGCCGGCAGCGGACTAAGCACGTCGAACAATTACGCACTCGACACTGCGCGCCCGACAGCCAGCATCGTGGTCGCGGACAGCGCCCTGAGCGTGGGCGAAACCTCGCTGGTGACCATCACCTTCAGTGAGGCAGTCAGCGGTTTCGACAACAGCGACCTGAATGTTCCGAATGGCACTTTGAGCCCGGTCAGCAGCAGTGACGGCGGCATCACCTGGACCGCCACTTTCACACCCGGCGCCAATGTGAATGCCAGCACCGGGCAGATCAGCCTGAACAGTGCAGGTGTCACCGATCTGGCGGGCAACACGGGCAGCGGCATCGTCAGTTCGGGCAGTTTCACCGTCGATACGACCAGACCTTCCGCCACCATCGTAATGGCCGATAACGCCCTGTCCGCAGGTGAAACGTCTCTGGTCACCGTCACATTCAGCCAGGCGGTCAGCGGGTTCAGCAACGCCGACCTGAGTGTCGCTAATGGTACGCTGAGCGCGGTGTCCAGCAGCGATGGCGGCATCACCTGGACTGCGACCTTCACGCCAAACGCAAACGTGACCGACGCAGGCAACCTGATCACGCTGGATAACACCGGCGTTACCAACGCGTCGGGCAATGCCGGCAGCGGCGCCACGGTTTCAAACAACTACGCCATCGATACTCAGCGCCCGACTGCAACTGTCGTGATCGCTGACAGCCTTCTGACCATCGGTGAAACATCACGAGTGACCATTACGTTCAGCGAAGCGGTCAGCGGGTTCAGCAACGCCGACCTGACCATCGCCAATGGCACCTTGAGCACTGTCAGCAGCAGCGACGGCGGTATCACCTGGACCGCAACCCTGACCCCCGATGCAAACGCTGCGAGCACCAACAACGTGGTGACGCTTAATAACGGCGGCCTGACGGACCTGGCAGGCAATGCAGGGAGTGGCACGACGCAATCCAATAGCTACGCCGTTGATCAGGCCCGCCCAACCGCCAGTATCGTGGTCGCCGACAGCGCCCTGTCTGCGAACCAAACCTCGCAAGTCACGATTACCTTCAGCGAAGCGGTCAATGGCTTCAGCAATGCCGACCTCGCAGTTGCCAATGGCACCTTGAGCGCAGTCAGTAGCAACGACGGAGGCATTACCTGGACTGCAACCTTCACGCCGAACGCAAACGTGACCGATGCGAGCAACCTGATTACGCTGGACAACACCGGAGTCGCTGACGCTTCAGGTAACACCGGCAGCGGCATTACGTCGTCGAACAACTATGCGATCGATACGGTGCGGCCTACCGCGACCATTACTGTTGCCAATCCGAATCTGGGCATTGGCCAGACGTCGCTGGTGACCTTTGCCTTCAGCGAACGGGTAACCAATTTCGATCTGTCGGACATCAGCGTAGGTAATGGCACACTGTCCAGCCTGAGCAGCAGCGACGGCGGCCTCACCTGGACCGCAACCCTGACGCCGGATGCCAACGTCACCACCGCGCCCAACAACTTCATTGTTCTGGACAGCTCGACCGTCATTGATCTGGCCGGCAACGCGGGCACGGCCATAGCGCTCTCCAGCAACTACAGCATCGATAACCAGCGTCCGACGGCGACCGTATCCATCGCCAACCCGAACCTGGCAACGGGTCAGACGTCACAGGTGACATTCGCTTTCAGCGAGCCGGTGAACAACTTCACCCTGTCGGACGTCAGCGTGGCCAATGGCACGCTGTCCAATCTGGCCAGCGGCGATGGCGGTGCCACCTGGACCGCGACCCTGACGCCGACTGCGAACGTCACTGACCCGAGCAACTTCGTTGTGCTGGACAGCAGCACGGTAACTGACCGGGCCGGTAACGCGGGCACCGGCATCGCGCTGTCGCCGAACTACACCATCACTGCCACTGCCACATCGCAGGCGGGCGACCCGCAGTTCCGCGTCGACACGCCGGCAGCGTTGATCAGCACGGCCAATCTCCCGCTGCAACCGAGCGTGTTTAATCCACCGACCGGCAATCTGGGCTCGCCATTGAGCTTTTCGCCGCTCTTCGAGCAGCGCACCACCGGGGGTGATCTGCCGCCGGTGGGCAATATCTTCATTACCAATCGTGCACTGGCACCGAGTTTTATTGCGCAAGTCTTCGACTCCAGCAGCGTCGGTGGTCAGGGGTCGGGGTTCCTCGGCTTCGGCAGTGGCGAGGGCAGCGTATTCGGCACAAGTACGCTGTCGACGCTGTTTTCCCGCGAAGCGGCTACGGATACCTCGGCCACCGGAGCATTCGATGGCCGCACCGGCAGTGGCTTGCAAGAGTCTTCGCAGAGCATTCAGTCCGGGTTCGGCGCGCTGACCCTGGGCCAGCAGTTGCAGCAGATCACCGATAACGAGCAGGAAAAACTACGCGCACTGGCATGGGCTTTAGGGGAAGTCGGTGTGAGTGAAGCGCAAGCCTGA
- a CDS encoding TolC family protein, translated as MFSISLLALVVSGCAVTSQPIDRSASEQRAKSDLQLMYRDQEPLNGALTLHQAMARAVKYNLEARLKIMEEALAKRQLDLASFDMLPRMALSAGYAGRSNVSASSSESVQTGTQSLEPSTSQDRSRRVADLTMVWNVLDFGVSYISAKQQGDQRLIVQERRRKVINTIVQDVRSAYWRAVAAERMLKQIDSLMVRVEKAQDNSQKMSEQRVGDPVQALGYQRSLIQATRQLEEQRKALSLAKTELATLINLPLGTDLTLATPDDYPIPELRVDMARLENEALASRPELREQDYQTRISSAETRKAMLRMLPGLEFSAGGHYDSNSFLVNDKWADLGVKVTWNLFNVLSAPAAIDVAKAGEEVATARRQAMSIAILAQLYVANANYHEALRQFKTSQQLSDIDSQIVGQLRNRYKAAGLGELDLIQGELNTLQADLRRDLAYADLRNAYGQIFASAGLDPLPSELPSTKVQSIATALNARESQWEAGNISVATAVPKP; from the coding sequence TTGTTCAGCATCAGTCTGCTGGCGCTGGTAGTGAGCGGTTGTGCTGTCACCAGCCAGCCCATCGACCGAAGCGCCAGCGAGCAGCGCGCCAAGAGCGATCTGCAACTGATGTACAGGGATCAGGAGCCATTGAACGGTGCTTTGACCCTCCATCAGGCCATGGCTCGCGCGGTGAAGTACAACCTCGAAGCACGCTTGAAAATCATGGAGGAGGCGCTGGCCAAGCGCCAACTGGACCTCGCCAGTTTCGACATGCTGCCGCGCATGGCATTGTCCGCAGGCTACGCCGGGCGCAGCAACGTCAGCGCCTCCAGCAGCGAAAGCGTCCAGACCGGCACTCAGTCTCTCGAACCATCGACCTCTCAAGACCGCAGTCGCCGGGTCGCTGACCTGACCATGGTCTGGAACGTGCTCGACTTCGGCGTCAGCTACATCAGCGCCAAACAGCAAGGCGACCAGCGCCTGATCGTTCAGGAACGACGTCGCAAGGTCATCAACACCATCGTTCAGGACGTGCGTTCAGCCTACTGGCGCGCTGTGGCTGCCGAACGCATGCTCAAGCAGATCGACAGCCTGATGGTCCGCGTTGAAAAAGCGCAGGACAACAGCCAGAAAATGAGCGAACAACGCGTGGGGGACCCGGTGCAGGCGCTGGGTTATCAGCGCTCGCTAATTCAGGCAACGCGTCAACTGGAAGAGCAACGCAAGGCGCTTTCGCTGGCCAAGACCGAACTGGCCACCCTGATCAACCTGCCGCTGGGCACTGATCTTACCCTGGCTACACCGGACGATTACCCGATCCCGGAACTCCGAGTCGACATGGCGCGCCTGGAAAACGAGGCGCTGGCGAGCCGCCCCGAGCTACGCGAGCAGGATTATCAGACCCGTATCAGCTCGGCCGAAACCCGCAAGGCGATGCTGCGCATGCTGCCCGGCCTGGAATTTTCGGCGGGCGGTCATTACGACAGCAACTCGTTTCTGGTCAACGACAAATGGGCTGATCTGGGTGTGAAAGTCACCTGGAACCTGTTCAACGTACTCTCGGCACCTGCCGCCATTGACGTCGCCAAGGCAGGTGAAGAAGTCGCCACCGCACGTCGTCAGGCAATGTCCATTGCCATTCTGGCCCAGCTCTACGTGGCCAACGCCAACTACCATGAAGCATTGCGCCAGTTCAAAACCAGCCAGCAATTGTCGGACATCGACAGCCAGATTGTCGGTCAACTGCGCAACCGTTATAAAGCCGCAGGGCTGGGCGAGCTGGATTTGATTCAGGGCGAGCTGAACACCCTGCAGGCCGATTTGCGTCGAGACCTGGCGTACGCTGACCTGCGCAACGCCTACGGTCAGATCTTCGCCAGTGCAGGTCTGGATCCGCTGCCATCAGAGCTGCCGTCCACCAAGGTGCAGTCGATTGCAACCGCCCTGAATGCGCGGGAGTCGCAATGGGAAGCAGGCAATATTTCCGTCGCCACTGCCGTACCCAAGCCGTAG
- the gcvH gene encoding glycine cleavage system protein GcvH gives MSELRFTVDHEWLRAETDGSVTVGITPYAQESLGDVVFVQLPELQTYTQHAEVSVVESVKAASSINMPLDGEVVNVNSALDATPELVNEDALGAGWFFRFIPQDATAINGLLDQDAYDRLIKANAEA, from the coding sequence ATGAGCGAGTTGCGATTTACCGTTGATCACGAATGGCTGCGTGCCGAAACCGACGGCAGCGTGACGGTGGGCATCACGCCGTACGCGCAAGAGTCGCTTGGCGATGTGGTTTTCGTGCAGCTTCCGGAATTGCAGACCTACACTCAACACGCCGAAGTGTCGGTGGTGGAGTCGGTAAAAGCCGCCAGCAGCATCAACATGCCGCTGGACGGTGAAGTGGTCAACGTCAATTCGGCGCTCGACGCTACGCCAGAGCTGGTCAACGAAGACGCGCTTGGCGCAGGCTGGTTCTTTCGCTTCATCCCGCAAGATGCCACGGCCATCAACGGCCTGCTGGATCAGGACGCCTACGACCGCCTGATCAAAGCCAACGCCGAAGCCTGA